The genomic window TGTGCTAATCGGTATATTTTAAAGCGTGGTATCCAGAtagaaaacgctcaagaaattcATTTATTTTCCTCTGCAAACCAAACTTAAGGGTTTTTTTTGCACTTGGAAATATGTATTCTccttttgtgttatttattttcaatgataaatagctaaatggttagcgcagcgtgcctaaagcgtactgatgatgaaggtttaatagcacccttcgaaatggatctatctgcgcagctatggcaggttgtctgaaaaattttcgacttactattccaaaaacaaaataaaatttttcaaatttagaaaaattaaaaaaaaaaataacaataattatcattagaaaaaaattattgttctggccttgagctcgaatcgaaccttgaatgagttatttattttctttacgaAATTTCTTTCGAGATGCGTCCTGTAATCTTAATTTCAATTGAAGCATTCAAGACGCATCTCTAACGAAATTTTTgaaggaaaataaataaataaaaaacctcCATGTTTGGATTGCAAGGGTTCTGGGTACCGCGCTTAACACACTTCATTTGTCAGTCAGTACCAAAGGTCTTTGATTGTGGAATCGTATGCACTCTTGACAATTGATGAAAATGTAGAAAATATGTTAGTTCTTTTTTTCCCCTGAAGATCTCCAGAACATCCTTCAGACTACACAAATTGCCATGTGAAGAATCTGACCATAGATATTATAGAGATTAGAGTTGTTacgaatattcggcaactattcggtattcggcctattcggccacttttttgctatcaaatcatgtaaaaaagacacgttatattactcaaaattatgtatttatttccaaaaaaaaattcatcAGTTGTAAGTTATGATGGATAGAAACAAGCTTTTCAGCATTTTTGGGTAGCAAACGATTACGCTTTTCATCGCAAATGTTACCAGCCTCAGAAAATAACCTCTCACTATACACGCTACTTCCAGGAGAAGAAAGATAAACTTTAGCAAATTTCGAAAGGTTTGGGTATTGTTTTTCGTTTACTAACCACCACTTGTAAGGATCGGCCTTGCGATCTAGGCGAATAAAAATCCAACTCGTTTGCGACAGCATTCTTCTCCACGTCCTCCTCATCATTATCATTTCGCATattatctgtagcgacttcctcaaaGCAGTTCCAGAAACTGTCGTGTATTTCAGTAGTCCTATCATTTTCATTCAAGTTTATTTTCTTATGAACTGGAGAAGAATCGTCATCGGTACTACTAGATTCATCACAACTAAGATTCATCATAACTAACTCGCCCCGACAAGCATGTATTTCGTGCcgaatattcggcgcttcggccgacagcgttgccgaatattcggtattcggtattcggccaattcactattcgtggcatctctaATAGAGATGGAATCTTCCTAGCCAGGGAGGAGGGGATGTTTTGAAGTTAATTGCAGATAGCCCATTGTAAACTTGAgtaaaaaataaacaactaaCTTCAGCCAGCTGTTCAATTTTGATATATCACACCTTTTATTCACATTtgcatgtgtttatgcgtatATACCAAATCCGTCAATAAGTGCACCACAAGCTATCACATATTTTTAGGCAGTCCACAGGTTGTTGTATATGAATCCTTTATATATTAcgatttaaacatttaaactttCTCAGCCAACCGACTTTTTCGGCCATTGTTTGCGCGAAGCGTTTCCGAGGTTGCTAAATATCCAAAAATCACTACTCATTACACAATACATCCGCGTGATAAAGATGAACGATGGAAAGGTAAATGCAATAtgctttattgttttttataaaattcttcTAAGAATTTGCTTTTTTTCCAGATGTTGATATGGAGCGCTTTGTGGATGAAGTGGACATTGTTATAGTGGGTGGTGGTCCTGCGGGCTTATCAGCCGCTATACGGGCCAAACAATTGGCTGCCGAACAGCAAAAGGTGCAAGCTTTACTTTGATCAAACCGTTTAATTTGTTCATTAAATTTCTTTATTTCTTACCAGGAATTGCGTGTTTGTGTTGTTGAGAAATCAGCTGAAGTTGGTGGTCATATACTCTCAGGTGCGGTAGTAGATCCAATTTCGCTGAATGAGCTTTTTCCTGATTGGAAAGAGTTGGGGGCACCGCTAAACACTCCCGTCACTACAGACCGTTTTGCATATTTAACCTCCTCTAGTCGCATTACTATACCCATATTCAAAGGATGGCCCATGGACAATCACGGTAATTATGTTGTACGCCTTGGACATTTAGTGAAATGGTTGGGTGAGCAAGCTGAAGCATTGGGTGTTGAAATTTATCCTGGTTGTGCAGCATCAGAAGTTCTTTTCCATCCCGATGGCAGTGTTAAAGGTATTGCCACAAATGATGTTGGCATTGCTAAGGATGGCTCGCCGAAAGACACATTTGCACGTGGCATGGAGTTACATGCGAAAACTACAATATTTGCCGAAGGCTGTAGAGGTCATTTAAGTAAACAAATAATGCAGCAATTCAAATTGAATGAAGGTAGTCAGCCTCAAACTTATGGTATTGGTTTAAAAGAAATATGGGAGATAGCGCCAGAGAAGCATGTGTAAGTGAGAAATTAATgacttttatttataaaatatgtgCATATAATACAATTACACTTTGGTTTACAGACCTGGTTTGGTGGAACACACAATTGGCTGGCCTTTAGACTTTCAAACATATGGCGGCTCTTTTTTGTACCACTTAAACGAGCCCACACCTACCATAGCTGTTGGTTTCGTGGTCGGTTTGGATTATAAGAATCCCTGGATCAGTCCGTTTCAAGAGTTTCAGCGTTTTAAGACGCATCCTAAAGTGCGATCCATCTTCGAGGGTGCAACACGCATTGCTTATGGTGCCCGTGCCATTAACGAGGGTGGTATACAAAGTTTGCCAAGCAAATTGACCTTTCCAGGCGGTTGCTTAGTTGGTTGTAGTGCCGGTTTCCTTAATGTGCCACGTATAAAGGGATCACATTACGCCATGAAGAGTGGTTAGTTGTAAAGttttttgaatacatttttatgcgtatttttaatgaaaatgtgTGAGTTTTTAGGCATGCTGGCGGCAGAAAGTGTACTTGAGGCGATTTCAGATGCATCACAGACAACAGTTGGCATTGAACCAAAATCCTATCCTGAGAAGTATTGTCAAATTTTTTTCATCGGTATATAGCAGATTTTAAGTTCATTAATTGTTTTTTCTTCTCTTATTCAGAATACACAATTCGTTTATTTGGAAGGATTTGCATCAAGTGCGTAATGTGCGTCCGTGCTTCCATAACCCACTTGGCTTATACGGTGGTCTTGTTTTAAGTGGCTTCTCGATTATTATGCGTGGCCGCGAACCTTGGACACTAAAGCATGGTGGACCTGATCATCAATCGCTGAAACCTGCCAGCCAATGTCAACAAATTGTTTATCCAAAACCAGATGGCAAAATCTCGTTCGATTTGCTTTCATCAGTAGCGCTGACAGGAA from Eurosta solidaginis isolate ZX-2024a chromosome 3, ASM4086904v1, whole genome shotgun sequence includes these protein-coding regions:
- the Etf-QO gene encoding electron transfer flavoprotein-ubiquinone oxidoreductase, mitochondrial, translated to MATLLKLATANRLFRPLFARSVSEVAKYPKITTHYTIHPRDKDERWKDVDMERFVDEVDIVIVGGGPAGLSAAIRAKQLAAEQQKELRVCVVEKSAEVGGHILSGAVVDPISLNELFPDWKELGAPLNTPVTTDRFAYLTSSSRITIPIFKGWPMDNHGNYVVRLGHLVKWLGEQAEALGVEIYPGCAASEVLFHPDGSVKGIATNDVGIAKDGSPKDTFARGMELHAKTTIFAEGCRGHLSKQIMQQFKLNEGSQPQTYGIGLKEIWEIAPEKHVPGLVEHTIGWPLDFQTYGGSFLYHLNEPTPTIAVGFVVGLDYKNPWISPFQEFQRFKTHPKVRSIFEGATRIAYGARAINEGGIQSLPSKLTFPGGCLVGCSAGFLNVPRIKGSHYAMKSGMLAAESVLEAISDASQTTVGIEPKSYPEKIHNSFIWKDLHQVRNVRPCFHNPLGLYGGLVLSGFSIIMRGREPWTLKHGGPDHQSLKPASQCQQIVYPKPDGKISFDLLSSVALTGTNHEGDQPAHLTLKDDHIPVDHNLAIYEGPEQRYCPAGVYEYVPNDEGGNMKLQINAQNCIHCKTCDIKDPKQNINWVVPEGGGGPAYNGM